A window of Corallococcus macrosporus DSM 14697 contains these coding sequences:
- the nrfD gene encoding NrfD/PsrC family molybdoenzyme membrane anchor subunit — translation MSEPAPKAPVTADPLVRHSLLEGRYADAALGESLLRPVLGPPGPGWWALVGLCSALTALLVVAIGVTLGKGVGTWGNNIPVAWAFGIINFVWWIGIGHAGTLISAILLLFGEKWRSSVNRMAEAMTLFAVACAGLFPLLHLGRPWKFYWLVPYPSALRMWPQFRSPLTWDIVAILTYLTVSVLFWYMGLLPDLATARDTARQTWKRRAWGLLSLGWRGSARHWLRWRTGYLLLAGLATPLVVSVHTIVSFDFAVAQLPGWHTTVFPPYFVAGAIFSGLAMVLCLLLPARRVLRLHHVVTQAHLDVLARLMLVAGLFVAYGYVQEHFFGWYSGNPYEMHVMGILRTGPYAPLFWTVVTCNVLVPQVFWWGRPRTSPVVLWGAALLVNLGMWLERYMIVVAPLSEDFLPSSWRHYAPTWVDLSLLAGTLGFFGLGFLLFLKLLPPVPVSEVKQLQHELDASEAFAREVAARAGAPGGGR, via the coding sequence GTGAGCGAGCCCGCCCCCAAGGCGCCGGTGACGGCGGACCCGCTGGTGCGGCACTCCCTCCTGGAGGGCCGCTACGCCGACGCGGCGCTGGGCGAGTCGCTGCTGCGGCCCGTGCTGGGCCCGCCCGGCCCGGGCTGGTGGGCGCTGGTGGGCCTGTGCTCGGCGCTCACCGCGCTGCTGGTGGTGGCCATCGGCGTGACGCTGGGGAAGGGCGTGGGCACGTGGGGCAACAACATCCCGGTGGCCTGGGCCTTCGGCATCATCAACTTCGTGTGGTGGATTGGCATTGGCCACGCCGGCACGCTCATCTCCGCCATCCTGCTGCTCTTCGGTGAGAAGTGGCGCAGCTCGGTCAACCGCATGGCGGAGGCGATGACGCTGTTCGCCGTGGCCTGCGCGGGCCTGTTCCCCCTGCTGCACCTGGGCCGGCCGTGGAAGTTCTACTGGCTGGTGCCGTACCCCAGCGCGCTGCGCATGTGGCCGCAGTTCCGCTCGCCGCTGACGTGGGACATCGTGGCCATCCTCACGTACCTCACCGTCTCCGTCCTGTTCTGGTACATGGGCCTGCTCCCGGACCTGGCCACGGCCCGGGACACCGCGCGGCAGACGTGGAAGCGCCGGGCGTGGGGGCTCCTGTCGCTGGGCTGGCGGGGCAGCGCGCGGCACTGGCTGCGCTGGCGGACCGGCTACCTGCTGCTGGCGGGGCTCGCCACGCCGCTGGTGGTCTCGGTGCACACCATCGTCTCCTTCGACTTCGCGGTGGCCCAGCTCCCCGGCTGGCACACCACCGTCTTCCCGCCGTACTTCGTGGCGGGCGCCATCTTCTCCGGCCTGGCCATGGTGCTGTGCCTGCTGCTCCCCGCCCGCCGGGTGCTGCGGCTGCACCACGTGGTGACGCAGGCGCACCTGGACGTGCTGGCGCGGCTGATGCTCGTGGCCGGGCTGTTCGTGGCCTACGGCTATGTGCAGGAGCACTTCTTCGGCTGGTACAGCGGCAACCCCTACGAGATGCACGTGATGGGCATCCTGCGCACCGGCCCCTACGCGCCGCTGTTCTGGACCGTCGTCACCTGCAACGTGCTGGTGCCGCAGGTGTTCTGGTGGGGCCGGCCGCGCACCTCGCCGGTGGTGCTGTGGGGGGCCGCGTTGCTGGTCAACCTGGGCATGTGGCTGGAGCGCTACATGATTGTCGTGGCGCCCCTCAGCGAGGACTTCCTGCCGAGCAGCTGGCGGCACTACGCGCCCACCTGGGTGGACCTGTCCCTGCTGGCCGGGACGCTGGGCTTCTTCGGCCTGGGCTTCCTCCTGTTCCTCAAGCTGCTGCCGCCGGTGCCGGTCAGCGAGGTGAAGCAGCTCCAGCACGAGCTGGACGCGTCCGAGGCGTTCGCGCGCGAGGTCGCGGCGCGGGCCGGCGCGCCGGGAGGTGGGCGGTGA
- a CDS encoding cbb3-type cytochrome c oxidase subunit I: MSLARAEPTMPEEHYLNSERGLWSWLTTQDHKRVGVMFLVAVLLMFLLGGCYALALRLELLTPEETVMGRLAYNRAFTVHGVVMVWLFLIPSIPTAFGNFLLPLMIGARDVAFPRLNLASFYLYVLGAALTLWAMLQGGVDTGWTFYTPYSTATGTDVMPVLLGVFVVGFSTIITGLNFITTVHTMRAPGVGWMRLPLFVWAIYGTSIIQVLATPVLGMVLVLVALERVAGVGLFDPARGGDPLLYQHLFWFYSHPAVYIMILPGMGVISEAVSVFSRKNPFSYRVLVWSTVGIAFVGFLTWGHHMFVSGQSTFGAGAFSVLSMLVAIFTALKIFTWLSTMYRGSIWVCTPFVYVLGFIFLLFFGGMSGVAVAVTSADLHWHDTYFVVAHFHFIMVGASLMAFLGALHYWFPKMFGRRYPEGLGVGTAVLIIFGFIATFLPQFLLGNQGMPRRYADYPEHFQPLHVASTAGASLLGFGFLIVAIYLGWALLHGAAAGRNPWESRGFEWYSASPPPESNFHEPPAFPHGPHDYARPGIEPEVGHAL; the protein is encoded by the coding sequence ATGAGCCTCGCGCGCGCTGAGCCGACGATGCCGGAGGAGCACTACCTCAACTCGGAGCGGGGCCTGTGGTCCTGGCTCACCACGCAGGACCACAAGCGCGTTGGCGTCATGTTCCTGGTGGCCGTCCTCCTCATGTTCCTGCTGGGGGGCTGCTACGCGCTGGCCCTGCGGCTGGAGCTGCTCACGCCGGAGGAGACGGTGATGGGGCGGCTGGCCTACAACCGCGCCTTCACCGTGCACGGCGTCGTCATGGTGTGGCTCTTCCTCATCCCCTCCATCCCCACCGCGTTCGGCAACTTCCTGCTACCGCTGATGATTGGCGCCCGGGACGTGGCCTTCCCCCGGCTCAACCTGGCCAGCTTCTACCTCTACGTGCTGGGCGCGGCGCTGACGCTCTGGGCGATGCTCCAGGGGGGCGTGGACACGGGCTGGACCTTCTACACGCCCTACAGCACCGCCACCGGCACCGACGTGATGCCGGTGCTGCTGGGCGTGTTCGTGGTGGGCTTCTCCACCATCATCACCGGGCTCAACTTCATCACCACCGTGCACACGATGCGCGCGCCCGGCGTCGGGTGGATGAGGCTGCCGCTCTTCGTCTGGGCCATCTACGGCACGTCCATCATCCAGGTGCTGGCCACGCCGGTGCTGGGCATGGTGCTGGTGCTGGTGGCGCTGGAGCGGGTGGCCGGCGTGGGGCTGTTCGACCCGGCCCGCGGGGGAGACCCGCTGCTGTATCAGCACCTGTTCTGGTTCTACAGCCACCCGGCCGTCTACATCATGATCCTCCCCGGCATGGGCGTCATCAGCGAGGCGGTGTCCGTCTTCAGCCGGAAGAACCCGTTCAGCTACCGGGTGCTGGTGTGGAGCACCGTGGGCATCGCCTTCGTGGGCTTCCTGACGTGGGGCCACCACATGTTCGTGTCCGGCCAGTCCACTTTCGGCGCGGGCGCCTTCAGCGTGCTGTCCATGCTGGTGGCCATCTTCACGGCGCTGAAGATCTTCACCTGGCTGAGCACGATGTACCGGGGGAGCATCTGGGTCTGCACGCCCTTCGTCTACGTGCTGGGGTTCATCTTCCTGCTCTTCTTCGGCGGCATGAGCGGGGTGGCGGTGGCCGTCACGTCCGCGGACCTCCACTGGCACGACACGTACTTCGTGGTGGCGCACTTCCACTTCATCATGGTGGGGGCGTCGCTGATGGCCTTCCTCGGGGCGCTGCACTACTGGTTCCCGAAGATGTTCGGCCGGCGCTACCCGGAGGGGCTGGGCGTGGGCACGGCGGTGCTCATCATCTTCGGCTTCATCGCCACCTTCCTGCCGCAGTTCCTCCTGGGCAACCAGGGCATGCCGCGCCGCTACGCGGACTACCCGGAGCACTTCCAGCCGCTGCACGTGGCGTCCACCGCGGGCGCGTCGCTGCTGGGGTTCGGCTTCCTCATCGTCGCCATCTACCTGGGCTGGGCGCTTCTCCATGGCGCCGCGGCGGGGAGGAACCCGTGGGAGAGCCGCGGCTTCGAGTGGTACAGCGCCTCGCCCCCACCGGAGTCCAACTTCCACGAGCCGCCCGCCTTCCCCCATGGGCCGCACGACTACGCGCGGCCCGGCATCGAGCCGGAGGTGGGCCATGCCCTCTGA
- a CDS encoding DUF3341 domain-containing protein has protein sequence MRGWLLGEFRSPERLLEAARGLRARGFTRLDAFTPFPVEGMDEALALPPSRLPRLALVAGVGGAAGAYLVQWFTQAVDWPLDVGGRPLHAGPVFIPIAFETAVLSAASAIFLGVLIGCGLPRVTHPFLGLEPFRSASIDGFWVSVAVDDDAGGAAADAALRELGAVKVSRVEEGG, from the coding sequence GTGAGGGGCTGGCTGCTGGGTGAGTTCCGCTCCCCGGAGCGGCTGCTGGAGGCGGCGCGGGGCCTGCGCGCGCGGGGCTTCACGCGGCTGGACGCCTTCACGCCCTTCCCGGTGGAGGGCATGGACGAGGCGCTGGCGCTGCCGCCCTCGCGGCTGCCGCGGCTGGCGCTCGTCGCGGGCGTGGGCGGAGCGGCGGGGGCCTACCTGGTGCAGTGGTTCACCCAGGCGGTGGACTGGCCGCTGGACGTGGGGGGCCGGCCGCTGCACGCGGGCCCCGTCTTCATCCCCATCGCCTTCGAGACCGCGGTGCTGTCCGCCGCGAGCGCCATCTTCCTGGGGGTGCTCATCGGCTGCGGGCTGCCGCGGGTGACGCACCCCTTCCTGGGGCTCGAGCCCTTCCGCAGCGCCAGCATCGACGGCTTCTGGGTGTCGGTGGCCGTGGACGATGACGCCGGCGGCGCCGCGGCGGACGCGGCCCTGCGCGAGCTGGGGGCGGTGAAGGTGTCGCGGGTGGAGGAGGGCGGATGA
- a CDS encoding cytochrome C oxidase subunit IV family protein — MSPTKGVLLVGVGLLVLTTLSFLLSRAHLGRWGLEVALGIAAVKAGLLAFFYMHLAERPGGPRLVFATAFIFVVILVGLVLLEAAARARPSMPPGPFPPLLLPGLHDARQVAPPRAGASERGP; from the coding sequence GTGTCTCCGACGAAGGGCGTGCTGCTGGTGGGCGTGGGGCTGCTGGTCCTCACCACCCTGTCGTTCCTCCTGTCCCGGGCTCACCTGGGGCGCTGGGGGCTGGAGGTGGCGCTGGGCATCGCCGCCGTGAAGGCGGGGCTCCTCGCCTTCTTCTACATGCACCTGGCGGAGCGGCCCGGCGGGCCCCGGCTGGTCTTCGCCACCGCGTTCATCTTCGTCGTCATCCTCGTGGGGCTGGTGCTGCTGGAGGCCGCTGCGCGGGCCCGCCCGTCGATGCCGCCCGGGCCCTTCCCGCCGCTGCTGCTGCCAGGACTGCACGACGCGCGACAGGTGGCGCCGCCGCGAGCGGGCGCCAGCGAGCGCGGGCCCTGA
- a CDS encoding cytochrome c oxidase subunit 3, protein MPSDGAARPVVAQARHFGDEAARQGAAHMGMWVFLASEVMLFTALFTSYALYRLAYPQVFHQGPHHMDVTLGTLNTYVLVTSSVLVALAIASIRAGRELAAGGLLAGAAVLGVAFLSLKGLEYAHHARDGALPGAHYAYAKFAIPGASLYFTLYWVMTGVHAVHVTVGVGALSVLAFRTLEGRFSAAYHTPLELGGMYWHLVDLVWLFLWPLLYLV, encoded by the coding sequence ATGCCCTCTGACGGCGCCGCGCGGCCGGTGGTGGCGCAGGCCCGCCACTTCGGGGACGAGGCGGCGCGCCAGGGCGCGGCCCACATGGGCATGTGGGTCTTCCTCGCGTCGGAGGTGATGCTCTTCACCGCGCTGTTCACCAGCTACGCGCTCTACCGGCTGGCCTACCCGCAGGTGTTCCACCAGGGCCCCCATCACATGGATGTCACCCTGGGCACGCTCAACACCTATGTCCTGGTGACCAGCAGCGTCCTGGTGGCGCTGGCGATCGCCTCCATCCGCGCCGGACGGGAGCTGGCCGCGGGTGGGCTGCTCGCGGGCGCGGCGGTGCTGGGCGTGGCCTTCCTCTCCCTCAAGGGCCTGGAGTACGCGCACCACGCGCGGGACGGGGCGCTGCCCGGCGCGCACTATGCCTACGCGAAGTTCGCCATCCCCGGGGCCAGCCTCTACTTCACGCTCTACTGGGTGATGACGGGCGTCCACGCGGTGCACGTGACGGTGGGCGTGGGCGCGCTGTCGGTGCTCGCCTTCCGCACGCTGGAGGGCCGCTTCAGCGCGGCCTACCACACGCCCCTGGAGCTGGGGGGCATGTACTGGCACCTGGTGGACCTCGTCTGGCTGTTCCTCTGGCCCCTCTTGTACCTGGTGTGA
- the coxB gene encoding cytochrome c oxidase subunit II, with product MSELLRRLLFLPRQASTLASRVDDIHFFIILTTFVVGAGIGLTGFVFLLRYRRRQAHALTPHIEAPAWLEGLYISVPLAFFLLWGALGYRDYVWARTPPADALDVYVMGKQWMWKFAYPDGPGEVGVLHVPAGRPVRVLITSRDVIHSFYVPAFRLKMDALPGRYTETWFEAVRPGRYPVLCAEYCGVDHSRMRAEVVVLAPEAFEAWRARHKTQPAPGPGQVPELAMGVGARGPLAEQGRVVATRMGCFQCHTVDGTPHIGPTWRGLYLRDEPLASGGHIRADVAYLTESMMDPQAKLVAGFEPVMPSFQGRLSAADVAALVEYIQSLRPERPVPPAAQEPRYEPRAR from the coding sequence ATGAGCGAGCTGCTGCGGCGCCTCCTCTTCCTGCCGAGGCAGGCGTCCACGCTGGCGTCCCGCGTGGATGACATCCACTTCTTCATCATCCTCACCACCTTCGTCGTGGGCGCGGGGATTGGCCTCACCGGGTTCGTCTTCCTGCTCCGCTACCGGCGGCGCCAGGCGCACGCCCTCACGCCGCACATCGAGGCCCCGGCGTGGCTGGAGGGCCTCTACATCAGCGTCCCGCTGGCCTTCTTCCTGTTGTGGGGCGCCCTGGGCTACCGGGACTATGTCTGGGCGCGCACCCCGCCCGCGGACGCGCTGGACGTCTACGTCATGGGCAAGCAGTGGATGTGGAAGTTCGCGTACCCGGACGGCCCCGGAGAGGTGGGGGTGCTGCACGTCCCGGCCGGCCGCCCGGTGCGCGTGCTCATCACCTCGCGCGACGTCATCCACTCCTTCTACGTGCCGGCGTTCCGCCTGAAGATGGACGCGCTGCCGGGGCGCTACACGGAGACGTGGTTCGAGGCGGTGCGGCCGGGGCGCTACCCGGTGCTGTGCGCGGAGTACTGCGGGGTGGACCACTCGCGCATGCGCGCGGAGGTGGTGGTGCTGGCGCCGGAGGCGTTCGAGGCCTGGCGGGCCCGGCACAAGACGCAGCCGGCCCCGGGCCCCGGTCAGGTGCCGGAGCTCGCCATGGGGGTGGGCGCGCGCGGGCCGCTGGCCGAGCAGGGGCGCGTCGTGGCGACGCGGATGGGCTGCTTCCAGTGCCACACGGTGGACGGCACGCCGCACATCGGCCCCACCTGGCGGGGGCTGTACCTGCGCGACGAGCCGCTGGCGTCGGGCGGGCACATCCGCGCCGACGTGGCCTACCTCACCGAGTCCATGATGGACCCGCAGGCGAAGCTCGTCGCGGGCTTCGAGCCGGTGATGCCGTCCTTCCAGGGGAGGTTGAGCGCGGCGGACGTGGCCGCGCTCGTCGAATACATCCAGTCGCTGCGGCCGGAGCGCCCCGTGCCTCCCGCCGCGCAGGAGCCCAGGTATGAGCCTCGCGCGCGCTGA
- a CDS encoding c-type cytochrome gives MSARLLPRAVAALTLAACEDRDPLQVQARDNAYTADPNFADGRAMRTPVRGTVPREWYRRQAPAIPQRAPDGGLADPARFPVPLTRELLARGRGHFETWCAPCHGLLGDGHSVVAENMQLRPPPALYGSLHAPHPPSGMVTLDGPRADAGREGGGPLAPGWDALPHPPGFYYQVITEGYGLMPSYAAELPPEQRWAVVAWLRVLAYSQRAPLSAAPTEVQSSLQRQAGPGGAP, from the coding sequence ATGAGCGCGCGCCTCCTGCCGCGCGCCGTGGCCGCGCTCACCCTGGCCGCCTGCGAGGACAGGGACCCCCTGCAGGTCCAGGCGCGCGACAACGCGTACACCGCGGACCCGAACTTCGCGGACGGGCGCGCCATGCGGACGCCCGTGCGGGGCACCGTGCCGCGGGAGTGGTACCGCCGCCAGGCGCCCGCAATCCCCCAGCGCGCCCCGGACGGGGGGCTGGCGGACCCCGCGCGCTTCCCCGTGCCGCTCACGCGCGAGCTGCTCGCGCGCGGCCGGGGCCACTTCGAGACCTGGTGCGCGCCCTGCCACGGGCTCCTGGGGGACGGGCACAGCGTCGTGGCGGAGAACATGCAACTGCGCCCGCCGCCCGCGCTGTACGGGTCGCTCCATGCGCCGCATCCGCCGTCCGGGATGGTGACGCTGGACGGCCCGCGCGCCGACGCGGGCAGGGAGGGCGGCGGGCCGCTGGCGCCCGGCTGGGACGCGCTGCCGCACCCGCCGGGCTTCTACTACCAGGTCATCACCGAGGGGTACGGGCTGATGCCGTCGTACGCGGCGGAGCTGCCGCCCGAGCAGCGCTGGGCGGTGGTGGCGTGGCTGCGGGTGCTGGCCTACAGCCAGCGAGCGCCGCTGTCCGCCGCGCCCACGGAGGTCCAGTCGTCGCTCCAGCGGCAGGCCGGGCCGGGAGGTGCGCCATGA